Part of the Streptomyces antimycoticus genome, AGGTCTGACGGAGTTCTTCTCGGAAGATACCGGCCTGTCTCCTGATCTGCTGTGCATCTACCCACACGGCGATACCGTCGTGTTGGGCGGAACTGCTATCGATGGCGATGGGGGATTGGAAGCGGACGAGAAGGCGGCAGTCGGGATTCTGGCCCGCTGTACGGAGGTCGAACCACGGCTCGCCAACGCTGAGATACTGGGGCATCGTGTCGGTGCCCGGCCGACTCGTGACCCCGTGAGGCTGGAGGCGGACCCGCTGCCGGACGGAACGCCGTTGGTGCATAACTACGGCCACGGTGGAGCCGGTGTCACCCTGTCTTGGGGATGTGCTGCCGAGGTGAAGCAACTCGTCGTGGGGCTCTGAATGCTCCGCGTACTGGTGGCCCCATGAGTAATTGGGAGCTGTCGCGTTCTGACGTGACGGGGTTATAAAATCCGGCGCCTCCTTGGCGTGACAGCCGTTCCCGCAGGACTTCCCGTGGTCAGCCCGGGTGAACGCAATAGTCAGTCGGAGAGTTTGGTAGGGGCGACGCGAAATAAATCGCGATTGGTAAACCCCCTTCCGCTCTTCATGGAGCGCACGGTGTGGTGGTCGCGTTACGTCCGCACCCCACGCCGGAGGCTACTCCCATGGCGCCAATTCTGTTCAGCACTCTGTTGCTTGTGCCACCCGTGAGCCAGATTGCGCCGCTCGCGTTCAAAGAGGCGTATACATGTCTGGGCCCTGGTAAGGGACGTCATCGCCGCGTAGCGCCCGCCAGGCGGGCGGCGCGAGGTGAGAAGCGGTGACTCCCGAAGCCGACGGTCGAGTAATTGTATGGCGCTGGGAAAGCTGCACCCCAGCCGCTGTGAGGCAGGCGCGCTCCGCGCTGCGGTACGCCCTGATCCAGTTGGGTATACCTGAAGACACGATCAGCGATGCCGTACTCGCCGCCGCTGAACTCGTCACGAACGCCACCGAGCACGCCTGCGGCCCATACGAAATGCGGCTGCGTCGAGTGGGAGATGAGCTCATCTGCGAGATTGAGGACGGAGATCCGTTCATCCCTGAGATCCCTAGGCGCCCTTCGACAGAGCCTTTCGTTCCGGATTCTGATTCCCGTGATGGTGGGCTTGAGACGTCGATCACTATGCTCTCCGAGCGAGGTAGGGGCATGCCCATCGTCGATCATCTGACGCGGGGATCCTGGGGATTCCTGCGCTCCGAAGGCCGGTCTAAGATCGCGTGGATGACGGTTGTGGAGTCCAAGGATGATTGACCAGACTGAGCGTGATTTCCGTGATGGACATGCCATGAACTGTGAATGTTCGGGCTTACTATCACGTGTCGCCAGTGGTGAGTAGCTCGGATGAGCCGATGACGTTTCCCCCGTCGTTTCCCCCGTCGTTTCCATCGGCGTGTCCGGGGCCGTCCTTGGATGCGACGCCCCCGTGCCGGGCATCACCGCAGGCCAGGCCGTATACGAGCCGGCTGCTGGCGAGGGCGACTGTATATCGGTAAAGCGAAGCATCCCGATCTACTGGTCAGCGTGGCCGGGCGTGCGCGGATCGCGTGTTGCTGGTTGCTCGGCTGCTGAGCTGTG contains:
- a CDS encoding ATP-binding protein, with amino-acid sequence MRQARSALRYALIQLGIPEDTISDAVLAAAELVTNATEHACGPYEMRLRRVGDELICEIEDGDPFIPEIPRRPSTEPFVPDSDSRDGGLETSITMLSERGRGMPIVDHLTRGSWGFLRSEGRSKIAWMTVVESKDD